Proteins co-encoded in one Nematostella vectensis chromosome 15, jaNemVect1.1, whole genome shotgun sequence genomic window:
- the LOC5510025 gene encoding 60S ribosomal protein L42-A — MVNVPKQRKTFCKGKKCRRHTLHKVTQYKTGKASLFAQGKRRYDRKQSGFGGQTKPVFHKKAKTTKKIVLRMECTQCKYRKQMPLKRCKHFELGGDKKRKGQMIQF; from the exons ATG GTGAACGTTCCGAAGCAGAGAAAGACTTTTTGCAAGGGCAAAAAGTGCAGGAGACATACTCTGCACAAAGTAACCCAGTACAAGACGGGTAAAGCTAGTCTTTTCGCCCAAG GAAAAAGGCGTTACGACAGAAAGCAGTCTGGATTCGGTGGTCAAACGAAACCTGTCTTCCACAAAAAG GCCAAGACCACAAAGAAAATAGTGCTTCGTATGGAATGCACACAGTGCAAGTACAGGAAACAGATGCCCCTCAAGAGATGCAAGCACTTTGAACTTGGAGGAGACAAGAAACGCAAG GGCCAAATGATCCAGTTCTAG
- the LOC5510024 gene encoding kelch-like protein 20 — translation MKPKEEQKATMNSDIYCGEMLQRMNGYRVAHSLCDVDLMVEGLTFSAHRLVLAAGSPFFHGLFTTEMKEKQENKIVLKQVKASVMENVLEYLYTGKTSLNPENAEDLVVSASYFLIEGLKEKASNFIRSSLNVDNCIQVREFAEKHDCKSLSLAARVFIGQHFGEIINGEEFLGLEFEKIEEFIASENTVVPKEERIYEAVTKWVRKAPAIRKKYFKKLFHHVRLSLLSRKFLNVTILQDELVTSNVACMQFVLQSMSNVQSLPPIQKPRKCLDSCVDAVVISGGFDDDNLPTASTICFIPEMNNTWYELTPLSIAKYGSAAAYCDGFLYSVGGWEVQASQGPIEEDVPTTSVERYDPTTNTWLSVAPLKHAEKFVSVISLDGHLYCLGRSKSMYRYTPAKNTWEYITGAPEELHGACVVADTSNIYVIGGLDQNNMVTSSCWKYDPEVERWSLLSSMSTKRYLAAGTVKGREIFIVGGLNEYGSTQALNSVEVYYIDTDEWSCGFSYLQFPRYSAGVTCIWDKVLVFGGEHEGETQNSIEWYNKIERRWELCPKMPCRSNFCCNWLRIPKNLLEVVEELEF, via the coding sequence ATGAAACCAAAGGAAGAACAAAAGGCGACAATGAATTCTGACATCTACTGTGGGGAAATGTTACAAAGAATGAACGGCTATAGGGTCGCGCATAGTCTATGTGACGTGGACTTGATGGTTGAAGGGCTAACGTTTTCGGCGCATCGTTTGGTTCTAGCGGCTGGAAGCCCATTTTTCCACGGACTCTTCACCACGGAgatgaaagaaaaacaagaaaacaagatCGTGCTAAAGCAGGTTAAAGCCTCTGTTATGGAAAATGTCTTAGAGTATTTATACACCGGGAAAACCTCGTTGAATCCAGAGAACGCAGAAGATCTCGTCGTTTCAGCGAGCTATTTTCTTATTGAGGGGTTGAAGGAGAAAGCCAGTAATTTCATTCGATCGAGTTTGAATGTCGATAATTGTATCCAGGTTCGAGAATTTGCTGAGAAACACGACTGTAAAAGCTTGAGCTTAGCTGCGAGAGTGTTCATCGGACAGCATTTCGGAGAGATAATCAACGGTGAAGAATTTCTAGGTCTAGAGTTTGAAAAAATAGAGGAATTTATTGCTAGTGAAAACACTGTTGTCCCGAAAGAGGAGAGAATTTATGAAGCggttacaaaatgggtcaggAAAGCTCCAGCCATACGAAAGAAGTACTTTAAAAAACTATTTCATCATGTTCGATTGTCCCTTTTATCCCGGAAATTCCTAAATGTGACTATTTTACAAGACGAGTTGGTTACTAGTAATGTTGCTTGCATGCAGTTTGTCTTGCAAAGCATGAGTAATGTCCAGTCTTTGCCACCAATACAAAAGCCCAGGAAATGTCTGGACTCATGTGTAGATGCTGTCGTCATCAGTGGTGGTTTTGATGATGACAACCTGCCAACCGCATCCACAATATGCTTTATTCCTGAGATGAATAACACATGGTATGAGCTAACACCACTATCAATAGCCAAATATGGAAGTGCCGCGGCCTATTGCGATGGTTTTTTGTACTCCGTCGGAGGATGGGAAGTGCAAGCTAGCCAGGGACCTATTGAAGAAGATGTGCCTACTACCTCCGTTGAAAGGTATGATCCTACCACGAACACTTGGCTTAGCGTAGCTCCACTAAAACATGCAGAGAAGTTTGTCTCTGTTATTTCTCTGGATGGCCACCTGTATTGTCTGGGGCGGAGCAAGTCAATGTATCGCTACACTCCAGCCAAAAACACTTGGGAATACATCACAGGTGCCCCTGAAGAACTTCATGGCGCATGTGTGGTGGCTGACACCAGTAACATTTACGTCATTGGTGGACTTGACCAGAACAACATGGTCACAAGTAGTTGTTGGAAATATGACCCAGAAGTTGAGCGCTGGTCTTTGCTATCAAGTATGAGCACCAAGCGGTACCTTGCAGCTGGTACAGTCAAAGGAAGGGAAATATTTATTGTGGGAGGACTTAATGAGTATGGTAGTACACAGGCACTCAATAGTGTTGAAGTCTATTACATAGATACGGATGAGTGGAGCTGTGGTTTCTCATACCTACAGTTCCCACGCTACTCTGCTGGTGTGACATGTATCTGGGATAAGGTTCTTGTATTTGGGGGTGAACATGAGGGAGAAACACAGAACAGCATTGAGTGGTATAATAAGATAGAGCGGCGGTGGGAATTGTGTCCTAAAATGCCTTGTAGAAGCAATTTCTGTTGTAACTGGTTGCGGATCCCGAAGAATTTACTGGAAGTAGTTGAGGAGCTAGAATTTTGA